A single Thunnus thynnus chromosome 6, fThuThy2.1, whole genome shotgun sequence DNA region contains:
- the ngfa gene encoding neurotrophin-7 encodes MRSSPLVLLLLIGVQAVLNMGDGLARSTGAANYKAGQQTVANHRAGQQQTTAEDQLSEHYSSQEHHRTSHHRTKRPHRVALHTHDRSPVVGHSTSDSTPDPSIPVVDPKLFSKRRYRSSPRVVFSEVPPSHDALEGEGYDIEGVTGVRVRRRAGPHNMHRGEYSVCDSINTWVGNLTRATDIAGNEVTVLPNVTINNVVKKQFFYETTCRSPTHRSSGTANGGKPAGRGGKQGSKSGNSGCLGIDSRHWNSYCTNTHIFVSALTIFKERTAWRFIRINAACVCVLSRKSWAGRLGH; translated from the coding sequence ATGAGGTCGTCACCACTGGTCCTGCTCCTCCTGATAGGCGTCCAGGCTGTACTGAACATGGGAGATGGATTGGCCCGGAGCACCGGGGCAGCCAACTACAAAGCAGGACAGCAGACGgtagccaatcacagagcaggACAGCAGCAGACCACAGCGGAGGACCAGCTTTCTGAACATTATTCTTCACAGGAGCATCATAGGACCAGCCACCACAGGACCAAGAGGCCTCATCGGGTAGCTTTACACACCCACGATAGGAGCCCTGTCGTCGGGCACTCCACATCAGATTCCACCCCTGACCCCTCCATCCCAGTGGTGGACCCCAAGCTCTTCTCCAAGAGACGTTACCGTTCTTCGCCCCGTGTTGTCTTCAGCGAGGTGCCCCCATCACACGATGCCCTGGAAGGCGAGGGCTATGACATTGAAGGGGTGACGGGGGTGAGGGTGAGGCGCAGAGCAGGACCACACAACATGCACAGAGGAGAGTACTCAGTATGTGACAGCATAAATACCTGGGTGGGCAACCTGACACGGGCTACTGACATAGCCGGGAATGAGGTGACAGTGCTGCCCAACGTTACAATCAACAACGTGGTGAAGAAACAGTTCTTCTATGAGACCACCTGCCGATCCCCCACTCACAGGAGCTCCGGGACTGCAAACGGGGGAAAGCCAGCAGGACGAGGTGGCAAGCAGGGCTCCAAATCAGGCAACTCAGGCTGTCTTGGCATCGACAGTCGCCACTGGAACTCCTactgcaccaacacacacatatttgtaaGCGCCCTCACCATCTTCAAGGAACGGACAGCCTGGCGTTTCATCCGCATCAACgccgcatgtgtgtgtgttctcagcCGGAAGTCTTGGGCGGGACGACTGGGACATTGA